The genomic stretch AATCTTacatttttataatattgtatagaGGTGGCATGAAACTATTTATTTGAAAATTAAAATAGTGCTGCAAAATTAACTCTATCAATTGTATAGCCAATGTCAATACTTTtgtagtcttttttttttttttttcaaagtaTAGTACACAAGTACATGATTGTATTGACAATTCTAGCCTCACAACTTTAACACTATTGTTATATAAACTTGAGAATATAAGGATCAATATTTACATTAACTAAACATAATTGTACTTTTGTATTATATTTTAAATTTACATAGCCTAAActtaaaaatcaataaaatattttaaaactCAATTCTTTAATAAAAAATAAAGGGATATTTAACAGAAATACTCCAAACTATGCAGGTGCTTCTCAAATTACTCCGAGCTTTGATTTAACTAACAATACACTCGACTATTACACCCCTCCGCTTTTACTAGAATTGACTCCTTCTTCACCTACAGTTGCAGGTAAACTGAACGTGGGACCCACAACTTCATCTTCTTCACCCAAtatttgttggggttggtgtccttaacagttagtgcaaggacttataaacctctaaaaggatcaaagggcatacttttggtattattatcagttgatccacgtttatcaataacggttggcttgctagataagtttgacgttattgtcatacagatggcggtgatcaactgatccctaaaagtcacacctataggatacgttcgagagatgtgacggtatgaaaatacagtcatgtagatgccaaatttgactaaccagttagtccgagttatttgactagtaattagtcaaaaatgtgatgttgagatattatatttaatacggattaaatattatgggctaaggcgaattaaccagttaattcgtaaaattaaatataagcgttttatatttgattaatgtatattgaatttaattatacaatatcgtctttgtcggacatgtattaatacttcaactaacccgtgttattagttgatgttttaatagccgataaccgatgacgatttataataaaccgcgtcatatacatttagcaattttcgagccagtccacgaggtaaaattaagaggaagtggaagcccacttccccatgcataccctcggtccaaataaccaaacaaaaggagagactcctctccttttgacctagacaatttcatttgacagaaaactagggttttggagattattttctctctgaaactgagatctcacatctcgagaaaaactcacatcaaattctcccaatattgcaaggcaatcggagaacacgttctagcacaagggcatttctcggacaaatcttgggtgcaacaattaggagggaatctcgtttgatttctgttctttacgccgtgcatcaaaggacccggggttgattctttatctttatcgttttattgttgtatttcgtttatgaccatttttcacatgttaaatttacgttatagtcctaaatttagagggtcttatacggatattaccctacaatatTTTCTCCATTGTTCCTCCTTATACACTTGTACAAACGTAACTTCCGCCCTGTTCAATTTTTTTATACCAAATTTTTCTCCAATACATAGCATAGTCTCTTATTTCAATTATAATGTAAACCCCaacctcatcttcttcatcatacTCAACTTTCCTTCtccattttttttcaatttaaatCACCCCTCTCTCCCATTAGCATCCATACATCCCTCTCAACCACCATCCTCAACAGCATTGTCAACCACCATTCACCACGGCCACCCTTAATTCGCTGTCGACCACCATTCTCCACCTTCTCGTCCTCTTCTGTACAGTTTCATCTATAAAATAGAGGTCACTTTGACCGCCGTGGCTCGCTTTCCTACCATCCACCACCGCAACTGCATCTCGAGCATCCTCAAACAACCTCTTTGTCGTCGTCATGTACCCCTCCACAAACAATTGATTTAAATTTCTAAAACCTAGATCCCCAAATTCGGGCTTGGGGTCGTTGGTGGTGACATTACGACGGTCGAGTGTTGGGCTTGGCTGTCCGTGATTTGCGAGTAAATGGTTGTGATGTTTGATTTGCCGGTGATAATAGATTAATGGTAGTGTGTATTCTTTTTTGGTGAAGATTAATGGCAGTGTGTGTTGGGTTTGTAAAGATAATAAGGGGAGTAACTGGCTAAACAAGTAGCCGGTTACCCGAGTATAATCCGAGAAGAAGGGGTTAATAGTATAGTTTATTGTGAGTTAAACTAAATttcagagtattttgagaagggagGTAATAGTTTGTAGTATTCATGTTAAATAACCCAAAAATAAAACCTCAACATTAAAATTTTATCATTTACTTTtatattttattgttgttaataaATTTACTCTTAAAATAAAAAGACAAAATTTAATGTTTGTTAGTTTAATGTTTCAAattctttttactttttttttttcttttataaaaGACGGTGATGACGTGGCTTGCTAAATCTCTATTAGAAAGGAGAATGGTGAATTTTGGTGCTTTAGATTgtctttttatattatttattatagATTTGAGAAGAGTTGTAACTATATAGATAGTATTATGAATAATTGATTATATTATGTAGTATTTCTAAAATTCCTGCCTATAATAGGTAGTAATTTGCCATTTTTCCTTTACAAAATAAATAATGAAAATCAAATTCATACGagtaaaataaagaaaaccaaagtgTCACCAAACTACAAGAAAATGCATGGAAATGTTATTATGAACATTAGCCTTTTTGAGAACCACcactctttttatttttatttttttgtgagaTAAATCTTCACGCGTGTCTTCCTCTTGGACCGGTGTTAGTTATAGTAGTATTGGGGAGGCTCATAACCGGAGGACTAGGATGTTCGATCGCTACAAGTTAGATTATATGACATTGTCTTGTATTTTGTAAAATTGAAAAGACCTCAATTGCATGTCTTGTAAGCTGTAATATCTTCACAAGCATAATTTCCCTTCGCTCAAAACTCATGACGAGTAAGATGTTTAATACCATGTTAGCCTAGCCTTATCATTCCACCTGGATCTTACAAACGAGATAATCGGGCCGGGTTAGTTGGGATTGGGATCAttttggttttgaaaaaactCAAGTCAGATTGGGTCGGGTGTGAATATAGGGTTTTTGGGTCATTATCGAGTCTCCTATTATCAAGTTCTGTATGGATAATAATAGAGTTTGTAACAATAAACATTTGGATTGGTCATATTAATTCGAGTCAATTCAAACTATGAGTCATTCTCAAACTTGTTGCTTTGGTGTTAGGTTGGGTTGTTCATGTCAGGCTAATTGCACATTTGCACCATCTCTAATTCCACTTGAAGCGGATTCAAAACAACACTCATATAATATCATTTTAGACCACCTTTTATTATTTACCGTTTTAATCAAAGACAAATAAATAATCAGGACAGACGAAGAGAGTGTAATTTATCGTTAGTAGCCATCGCTCTAATTTATCTTTTTGGACCCGTCCGATATCATAAACTGACCTATAAAGAATTGCCAGCGTACTAGTTTTGGTCGCAGTACTAACTGGAAAAAAAACCCTCAACTGAAAAAGCGAAAATTAATTTGGGTTTTTTCAGGTGAACTGAAGATACTAATTTCACAAATTGCAACCACATTCATAACCTAAAAGATGAGTATGATGTCGATTTGGCGGCAGATCACAACCAAAAGTTTTCAATCTTCATCAACACTTCCATCTCCATCACTTTTTCCGACTTCTTCCAGAttcttttcctcttcttctcCTTATGTAGGTACTGCactaaaaacccccaaattcatTCAATGTTTAACAGATTTTGGATATGAATTTAAGTTTTTGATTGATTTAGGTGATGCCCAGTTATTTTATCTCGTTTTTGCTTTAAGGGTTTttatgggtttagggttttaggattatctGTGAAATTTCCACCCATTTTTGTTTAGAAATCGAGTTTTGTTGTTTTTGTGAAGGATTTATTGTTTCAGACGGACTATTTCCGTCTTTCCAAAAAGACGGGATTTTGTGACCATTTTATGCTCAAATGTAACCACAATGGTCCGGCTAGTTTGACTACTTATGACATTTGGTTGTAAAATGTTATCAAAATCCCGTCTTTTTGGAAAAGACCAAAATGGCCTGTATGTAGGGAGACCAACTGTTTATCATGTGTAAATGTTATTCATATGGTTTTTACGATTAATCGTGCGTAAGAGTAATTATATGCATACAATGATGACTCAATTCGTCTTCTTCTTGAGGTAAGTGTGTGTTGTTGTGACTTGGGAGTGATCATTGAGGACTGAGGAGTGTTTTCATTTCTGGCCTAATCGAATTGTGAATTGCTCTTTGACTTGATGCGACAGTGAAGGTGGGGATTCCGGAGTTTTTAAGAGGGATAGGGAATGGAGTGGAGGCTCATGTGCTGAAGCTTGAGACTGAATTTGGAGGAGACCTTCACAAGTTGCTGGTCGTTCGAACACTTAAGCTGAAGAAACTTGAAATTCCTTGCAAACATGTAAGCATTTGACATTTCATTTCTGTGTGCTTCTTATATGCGCTTGGTTTTGTGTCTTGATGTCTTTGCTTAAAGGAAACTCCCAAGTCCATTTGCTAAGCTACTCACAGAAATTTGTGTTTCAGAACTGTATGTTTATGTGGTTGCCTCAATGCGCCCCGTACATATTTCTTTGGGATTTTTCTTTGCTAAGTTTTGTCAAGCTACTTTCAGAGGTGCATTTATAAGATGATTGGTTATATCTCTTAAGCATTTCTGGATTGCTTCTTTGCGCCTATTTTCAGTGTTATGGATCTAAGTCTTTAACTGTGGCTTCAACTCTTCAAGTGTAGGAGATATTTGAATTTACATTTCCCTCTCTTTAAATGTAACCATGATCATTTAGTTTGGAAGTGTTGACGTACTCGCTGTTGGAACCTTGGTCCAAAAGTCTTTATGCCTTGATCAGACATATAACGACATTTGGAGTTTGTAATATTAGGAGGAATATTTCCTATAGAGGACGAAACAGCAAAAGTCACCCCCGTTTCTTTATGATAGTAAGCAAAACTTGAAAAAGCAAAGAGAGGAGAGGGAAATTGACATTTTAATCCCACCCTTCTTTTTCATGATATTTAGCTTGAAGGAAACTGTTGAATGCTGAGTTGTTTCCAAGCAAAAATATTTGGAGAAGAGACTAGGAATCTGCAAAGTTCTTTCCGTATATAGCCGTGTAATACATTTTTGCAATTTGGGTACTGGCTTTTGAAATTGAATCAAGTGAAGGTATGAAATTTGGGAATAAAGGAGGAACCAGAGACGGAGTATTTTGGAAATTAGAATCCCCCAAGGCAGAGGAAGCCAGCAAGTTAAGGAAGCTTATCACTGATTTAGTTAGCTGGTTGCGCTAATTTTGTTTGCCATATCGGCCCCCCTTGAAGGCTGGTTATCTGTGCCGTCGGTCACTTTGCTCACTGATTTAGTTAGCTGGTTGCGTTAATTTTGTTTGCCATAATCAAGATGATATCCAGGCTTTAATAGTCTCCATTTCTATGGTTGTGGATTCTGTAAACTGCTTGTCATGGTCTTGTGGTTCTAAATTTTGCAGCTACGTTAACTTTTATCCACCAGCATCTCAGCCCCCAccgcaccaccaccaccgcctttTTTTTAACTGTAATAATCCAAATATATTATGAACGCTGTGACATTGCTCGTTTGATGGCATTCTAAAGAAATGAATATCATATTGATTATGGAATGTGCCTTGCCTAAATCTATTAAGTTAGTTCAAAGTATTTGGAAAGTATCACTTCTATTGATGCTTAAAGCTGTGGCGTTGAGTAGTCATGTGAAACCAATAATTGGTATTATACTATTATCAACTTCATATTGTATTTCAGCACAGTTGATTTTATGCTGATATTCCCTTTTACATTCTAGAAAGCAAGATATCTGTAACCTGTGGAGGCTCTCGTAGTATATGATTGCTCCCTTGATTTCATCGGTTTCTGTATGCTTTCcaatgaatttgaaaattttaaaaaatgcaAAAACTCATTTCGAATGGAGTATGAATGTATGATTCAATGTTGGAAGTAATGTTTGAAGTTATCCGTAACGTGTGGTTTGTTATACAGAGGAAGCTGATACTGAATCATGCCCATAAATATAGAGTTGGACTGTGGAGGCCTCGGGCAGATGATGTCAAAAAGTTTGAATCAACTTAGAGCAGCTCTTCGTCAACGTTACAGGAAGTCTCTGGTCATGTACTCTCGCTTTGAACGATCATTTTGCTTGGGAATCGCTACGACTTTGTTTTGTTTGTAACCTCAATCCTCACCAACCTTCAAATTCCCACATTCCTAGAACAACGGGGTGTGCTTGTGTTACGCTATTTTCCAATTAATATTAGCATCAGCTACAGAAATGTGGTTTGACACTCGTGCCAAAATTTTGTCTATGCATTCCCTTCCCCTTCCAACTTCACATCCTTTGATCTTTACTTTGTTTCAATGTTTTGTTCGTGGAAGTTAGTTTCTTGTATTTGGGTTTCGTATGTTAGGGGAAGTGTTCCGAGACGGTTTCTGGAAGCGGAACATTTCAGGGTTGAGGAAGACCTGATGGTGTTTTTGTGCCGTGGGTTAAGAGTTTTAGAGAGGAGTTTTCTAGGATTGATTGTACAGCGAATACAGCAGCTATTGCAGGATTCGTATCCACGCTAGAATTTAGCAGCATACAATCAATTATTATAACTTATAAGACGGTCTATAATAATGGTTAATATTACTGCTCTGTAGATATTACTCCGTAGTTATTACCCGATACGAAAATGCACAATTAAACAAGACAAGATGTACATGAGCAGTAGATTATCACATTAAGCAATGGTATTAGACGGAAATTTAATCTCCTGTAGGATTGTACCGTATTTGCTACTCCGTATATACGAAGTATGTATACTCGATTATAATTTAGGCAGTAGTTTCCATAGTGAACTAGGATTCTTATTTCCATAAAATATTAGGGTATCCTAACTACCGTCACAAACAAGATGGACTGTTTCTTATTTTATTAAGGTAGGGTAGGACTACTTAAGCTATTTAAGCAGGATTGTAGGGAGTAATAATACATTAACCCTAAATAAAAGTACAAAAGCGTGTAATCAGGATGGCCTTTATACCGGATAAATACCTGAGTAGAATGGGTTCGTATTCCGTAAAATTGCATGGATCGAAGGTTGAGGTGAAGGTAGTCGACGATGCAAGATTCATAGAGGCAAACATCAAACGACTTCTGTCTAGCTTAACGATCCCTAGAGTCATATCTATCGATGCTAAGCAAGCAATTTACGATGATGGCGGCTCAATAGGACACGATGTCTTGGTTCTGTGCGGCAACTCGTTTTGCTTGATTGTCCAATTGCATGATAAATTTGGTGGTAATATTGACAATTGCATGATACCCAGAGTCTTGAATGATCCTGAACTATGTTTGGTCTCCAACCATGATTCCATGAATGTGCAGCAGTTGGCTGCTAGGGTGTTGAAGAAGCCGAGTTTGTGTAGGGCAAGTTTAGCCGAGATTTGTAGCGTGGTTGGGGTTGACTACCATGCTAGCTCCACCGCCAAGTGGCGGTATACAGTTGAGTCTCTGTGTCCGACCGTCTTGTCCGAGGAACAAGTCAAGGTTGTGATCGCCGATGCCTATGCTTGTCGACAAGTCGCACGCAAGCTCTTAGCCTCTCTCTAGTTTTTTACGCATTTTCATAGGCTATCCTTTCTCGtgactgtcaaaaaaaaaaaaaaatttacgtaATAGTTTTCATTATACAAAATTCGATTGACAACATTCGTTATGTTCCTATTTTAggtaattgttttcattatacAAAAATCGAATGACAACATTCATTTATGTTCCAATTTTAggtaattgttttcattatacTCCACATATTGGATTTGAATCAAGATTGCAGTGATCAGTACTAGCAGGAATAATACTCGATTATAATAATTTGGATTTAAAATTGAAACGATAAAGTAAAGACACTGATAATATAAACCAGAATACTCGATTATAATAATTTGGATTTAAAATTGAAACGATACAGAAAAGACACTGATAATAGAAACCATGAAACTGAAAGTATTTCAATTAAATAGTAGCTCGCCGAGCCTAAAGGAAGCATAAGCATCAATACAAGCATACTGAATTTGATCCATACTAAGCACCTCAGCCTGCCAATCACTCAAAGTCACACGCCTAGACTTGTCCATACGAAACCCGAGTAAATCGAAAGCCAAGTCCTTCAATCCAGAATAGTGAAACCTGTCTGGCCATCTTTGCATTGCAGCAGCCCCAACATCATCAGTCCTGAAACACTCGAGTCCGTAGTCGTTCTTTAACTTCTGAGCATCGTTGGCCACACCGACACCAACAAACGTAAAGTAGGAGGTAGAAAGGAAGTTGTGTAACGACTGAGGGATGTAATCGACGTAAAAGAGTTGCACAATTAGACACTTTGTGCCTACGCAAAGCTGAAGTGTGGCTGTTTTGCTCATTGATTGGATTTGGTAGGGCCTCCACTCGATGTCCAGCCCAATTACCTGTAAGGTTGCCCAGATGGTGGCCGTGGTTATCTCGTTAACCCATTCATTGATAGTTGAAGCGCTTTTTGTTACAGTCGTTTCGATGATTTTTCCGTCAAAGGTAACATGGTACTTGTCACTCCAGAAGTTGTATGTGATTGAGCCAGACATTGTGGTGTTTTTGGTTGCTACACTTTTCGCTTTTTTGGACGGCTTCTTGGCAGTTCTTGCATTCTTGAGCAATTTATAGGAGTAATTAGGGTATGAATAAGTAATTTATTTTTTCATATAATACCTTTAGTTTTGTCTTATATTTAAATCttgtttaaaatttattttttttattaaatttatttatGTAAATTATATCTAAATTtcgttgtaattttttttttttttttttcttttttgcttGTTTGGGTATGAAtaagtaatattttattttatacacactggtttaaagttttaattaaattggttaatattttatttgtttaaattttattttatttttattaaatttttaaattaaaataaatttttttatgattaattttcattgtaattttttttatgaataaGTAATTTTCGTTGTGTCTTTTTTTATACacactattttaaaattttaattaagttgataaattgattaatattttatttggttAATTTATATTTGGTAATATCTATGTCgagcctctatatatatatatatatatatatatatatatatatatatatatatatatatatatatatatatatatatatatatatatatatatatagactgGACATGTGACAGGATAAGTTAGTGGTGTAGTGGTTTAGTTGATGCTTTCTTTACTAAGTATCTCGTGTTCGAATCCTCTTGtgggtttttctttttctttttggcATAAAAACATGGACTCAAAAGATATACAAGAAAAATAGTCATTGATTTTGATTGATCATACATTATTTGTTTAAAGAAGTCAGAagatatattaaaaaaaattcatacttTCTATTTACAACCTATGACTATAATTAGTATATTAAGAATTTGAATATTGTGACCTAAATTGTGGAGTCTGTTGTGATTGGGAGAACGTCGGAGTATTTTGTCACTGTAAAACGTGGAGTATTTTGTGTACCACTAAAGCCACTCATAAAGGATGAAGCATCATTGTTTGCAACATGTCGGGTTGTGTTCGTATTTGGGGGGAGCGTAGTGGTCGTCGGATCATCATCATTtgtctttctccttctctttgtCTGTCTTACGATACATCTTCTGCCATTTCCTCGCCTGTCGGGGGGTCTCTAATGTCACCTTCTTGTTGAGGTGTGTTTATGATAGTCTCCCTAGGTCGTAGTCTCCTAAGACCCCACATTTTTTAGGAAACTCCACCTGCCGCAAAGGAATCTATAGACCGTATCCCAGCATGAGCCTCCAACTCTTTGATTAGTTCATCGGTTCTGCTATTGTAAATGGCAGAAGACCCTTCACTTTGCATAGCCAACCtcttaatgtaatcatttttcaCCGTTATCTCAAGAGACATTTTAACACGTTCTGACTCATCCGGGTTATAATAGCCAACCCGAATGTTTTCGTATCCTCTAACCAAATCCTTGCGCCAGCGGTCCAATATGTATTTGTCTGGGATACCTTTTACGTCCAACACATCAAGACACTTCATGATATGGCGATATAAGATACCTCTAAATTCAAACATCTTACAACCACATTTATACTCACTAGTTATTGTGTCAATACTCACTTCGAAACTTCTTCGATCTTTCTTCTAAAATGCTTCTGTCACTTTTGATGTGGCCCTAAACCTCTTGATGAAACCCAAACTATTTGGAAGAGTTTCGACGTTGGTGCTTATACAACCATATACCTAAGTTTTCACCTCTCCGAATTTACTGTTTGTGTAGACCTTACTAAAGATATCCTCGAATAATATCAGGGGATCCCATTTAAGTGGGCACTTAATGTCTTTGGTGTTATTGATTTTCTCGTCCTCCACCTTTTTCTCTATGGCATCCTCGTACTGCTTCATGAACTGCATCAGGCCGGTTTCTATGCTCATGTACGTTTTAATAAATCTGTTTGTTTGTTCACTCCTCTGAGTAGAAGACATACCCGCAGAAAGTGTTTATCCAAAAAACAGGCATCCACTGCTGTCTCATATCCCATGCACCCCTCAACCATTTGTTGCGTCGCAAGTTGTATTTTTCTATGAAATCGTCCCACATATCTTGCAGTTCCTCCTCCGTGATACTCTCGTGCACAAGCGTACGCAAATCTCTGCCAATCTGAGGAAATTGTGGGTGGTCTTTTAAATTCTTATCCGCGTTTTGAAGAATATGCCAAAGGCATAATCTATATTTAGTCTCCGGGAACACTTTCTTGATTGCCCCTCCATTGCTTTGCATTGATCAGTTAATAAGACGGTCGGAGCTCTCCCCATACATTCCATCCACTTCTCAAACACCCACTCGAATGACTCGGTGTATTCGTATGAAATTAAAGCCGCTGCATATAATATTGTACTTCCATGATGATTAACTCCTACGAATGGACAGAAAGGCATCTGAGACCTGTTGCTTAGGAATGTACTATCGAACGACGATGGGTCACCAAAAGCCTTGTACATGGCACAGCATCGTGCATCAGACCAGAAAATGTTCAACAATTTATTATCCGCGTCCCTTTCAACAGCGTAGTAAAAATATGGATTCTGTGCTTTTAAGCCCTCGAAATAATTTAAGACCTCTTTAGCGTCACCACGAAAGCTACTTTTGCGACGTTCGTTGTTGATGAAGTTTCTCGCGTCCTGTCCATTGAAATGTAGATTATGAATCCCTCCAACCTCCCTAACTAATGTGTTGAAGTTCCGGGTAATTGGTATGCCAGTTCTGTCGTTCAACATCAACCTATTCTTGAAATATTCGCTTATGTGCCTATAATTGACATCATGCCGACTAACTTCAGGATTCAAATCGTGATTATGTACCAAATCACAAGTACAAATTACAAATTTCTCAGTGTCGTGATTTAATTTCCCAAATACATACATTTTACATGGTGTTATACACGAGCTTTTTCTTCGTCGTATTGCCCTCTGAACACATAAGCCTAATCTTGTTCATCATGTGGAATCGTGGTTCTTTATCCCCAACTCCGTTTCAACGTACCCCATGCTCCTTGAAGGGAGCCAAAAGTTGGCTACTACGAACATGAAGTTCAAACCCCGTCTTATAAGCGTAAGTAAAACAGAAAGCGGCAAACTGTTCCCCTGAATCAAATTCCGCACCAACCGTAGGCTCAATAGCTGGTTGATTGTCTTCATTACCTTCCAGAACATATGCTGCATGCCGTAACAATTCAGTGGCTGTGTCATTCTCTTCAATGATTTCGATTTCTCCCTCTTCCTCGATATACAAAGCATTTAAATCAAAACTATTCGACATTTTAAAATGATGAAGGTTGTTTTGAGAAGATGAAGGCGATGGTGTTGATGATAACTTTGACTATGGAAGTTGAAAGGTTAATCTCAATttacttttaattatttttaatttttactcgtattttatttttaattatttttaattttaaaaataaaacctaCTATTTACGGTGGAAGTTGGAAGGTTTTCTccctaatttacttttaattaattttaatttaataattaaagtAACTTTGTTGAAAATTTCCCGCCAACCTAATTCTACGA from Silene latifolia isolate original U9 population chromosome 5, ASM4854445v1, whole genome shotgun sequence encodes the following:
- the LOC141657678 gene encoding uncharacterized protein LOC141657678, encoding MSMMSIWRQITTKSFQSSSTLPSPSLFPTSSRFFSSSSPYVVKVGIPEFLRGIGNGVEAHVLKLETEFGGDLHKLLVVRTLKLKKLEIPCKHRKLILNHAHKYRVGLWRPRADDVKKFEST
- the LOC141655647 gene encoding 3'-5' exonuclease-like: MSGSITYNFWSDKYHVTFDGKIIETTVTKSASTINEWVNEITTATIWATLQVIGLDIEWRPYQIQSMSKTATLQLCVGTKCLIVQLFYVDYIPQSLHNFLSTSYFTFVGVGVANDAQKLKNDYGLECFRTDDVGAAAMQRWPDRFHYSGLKDLAFDLLGFRMDKSRRVTLSDWQAEVLSMDQIQYACIDAYASFRLGELLFN